One part of the Marinobacter sp. MDS2 genome encodes these proteins:
- the dnaA gene encoding chromosomal replication initiator protein DnaA translates to MWHQCLEVLRDEFPAQQFNTWLRPLQSDHRDGLLMLFAPNRFVMDWVNEKYLRRIEEVLKDLNGGQAPRVQMKVGSAPKPDDTVARSVPEVDETGQAVTEEEKSVAATAVQRTAEPSEPVNAPAPAPAPSSSANQRRSVQVEGDIKHQSFLNETFTFDTFVEGKSNQLARAASMQVAENPGGAYNPLFLYGGVGLGKTHLMHAIGNEIVRRNPKAKVAYLRSERFVADMVKALQLNAINEFKRYYRSVDALLIDDIQFFARKERSQEEFFHTFNALLEGGQQVIVTCDRFPKEIVDMEERLKSRFGWGLTVMVEPPELETRVAILMKKADQANVKLSSEAAFFIAQKIRSNVRELEGALRLVIANAHFTGSEITPPFIRESLKDLLALHEKQVSMDNIQRTVAEYYKIKVSDLLSKRRTRTVTRPRQVAMLLSKELTNHSLPEIGDAFGGRDHTTVLHACKKIRELQETDPGIREDYQNFMRLLTT, encoded by the coding sequence ATGTGGCATCAATGTCTTGAAGTACTTCGGGATGAATTTCCCGCACAACAGTTTAATACCTGGTTACGACCTCTCCAGTCCGATCACCGTGACGGGTTGTTGATGCTGTTTGCTCCAAACCGTTTTGTGATGGATTGGGTCAACGAGAAATACCTCCGGCGTATAGAAGAAGTATTGAAAGATCTGAACGGGGGACAGGCGCCCCGGGTTCAGATGAAAGTGGGCTCGGCGCCCAAGCCGGACGATACGGTGGCTCGATCGGTTCCTGAAGTGGACGAAACGGGGCAAGCCGTCACCGAAGAAGAAAAGAGTGTTGCGGCCACGGCGGTTCAACGCACCGCCGAACCCAGTGAACCTGTGAATGCTCCTGCGCCGGCGCCTGCTCCGTCGTCATCGGCTAACCAACGCCGATCGGTGCAGGTAGAAGGTGATATCAAACACCAGAGCTTCCTCAATGAAACGTTTACCTTTGATACTTTTGTTGAAGGTAAATCGAACCAGTTAGCCCGTGCCGCATCCATGCAGGTTGCCGAAAATCCGGGGGGCGCATACAACCCGCTGTTTCTTTACGGTGGCGTTGGTTTGGGTAAAACCCACCTTATGCATGCCATCGGCAATGAAATTGTGCGCCGTAATCCGAAAGCCAAGGTCGCCTATCTGCGTTCGGAACGGTTTGTGGCGGATATGGTCAAGGCGCTGCAGTTGAACGCCATTAACGAATTCAAGCGTTATTACCGTTCTGTGGATGCGTTGTTGATTGACGATATTCAGTTTTTCGCCCGCAAAGAGCGTTCGCAAGAAGAGTTTTTCCACACCTTTAACGCGTTGCTGGAAGGCGGGCAACAGGTGATCGTCACCTGTGACCGTTTCCCGAAAGAAATTGTGGATATGGAAGAGCGCCTGAAATCCCGATTCGGTTGGGGATTGACGGTCATGGTCGAGCCGCCCGAGTTGGAAACCCGGGTAGCGATTCTGATGAAAAAGGCCGATCAGGCGAACGTAAAACTGAGTAGCGAAGCCGCCTTTTTTATTGCACAGAAAATACGTTCAAACGTCCGAGAGCTAGAAGGTGCGCTTCGTTTGGTGATAGCGAATGCTCACTTCACGGGTTCCGAGATCACTCCGCCGTTTATCAGGGAGAGTTTGAAAGATCTGCTTGCTCTGCACGAAAAGCAGGTCAGCATGGATAACATCCAAAGAACGGTTGCCGAGTATTACAAGATTAAAGTGTCTGATCTGTTGTCCAAGCGGCGTACCCGAACAGTCACCCGTCCGCGGCAAGTGGCGATGTTGCTCTCTAAAGAATTGACCAACCATAGCTTGCCCGAAATCGGGGATGCCTTCGGGGGGCGCGACCACACAACCGTTCTGCACGCGTGCAAGAAAATCCGAGAACTGCAGGAAACCGACCCGGGCATCCGGGAGGACTACCAAAACTTTATGAGATTACTGACCACCTGA